One genomic segment of Ignavibacteriota bacterium includes these proteins:
- a CDS encoding DUF4249 domain-containing protein, with amino-acid sequence MKNFLKIFSIIFISISCESVVDVELPKQNPLIVVNSFFAPDSVFKVHVSKSLGILESFSVLNEYGYNEDKIPILENAKVEIWNGDNFVTNLNYSGKGFYIAQNTFPQINNNYKIVVSADGFKSVFAEDKIPNSILIKNVLLESNSMDEYLSQYEITITFEDDGSIKNYYQLSLYAIENFSGEIYRTNLFFESNDILIGESDIFDENEKTFYGYAAYFDDAIISGKVYKLKISTYEISYYSEVYVVLSSLSENLYRYLVSVKEQDEADDNPFAEPVSIHNNVQNGLGIFGGYSTSIYRIK; translated from the coding sequence ATGAAAAATTTTCTAAAAATATTTTCTATAATTTTTATATCAATCAGCTGCGAATCTGTTGTAGATGTTGAATTACCAAAACAAAATCCATTAATTGTTGTTAATAGCTTTTTTGCTCCAGATAGTGTTTTTAAAGTTCATGTTTCTAAAAGTTTGGGAATTTTAGAAAGTTTTTCTGTGCTAAATGAATATGGATATAATGAAGATAAAATTCCAATTTTAGAAAATGCTAAAGTTGAAATTTGGAACGGAGATAATTTTGTCACAAATCTAAATTACTCCGGAAAGGGCTTCTACATTGCTCAAAACACATTTCCTCAAATAAATAATAATTATAAAATTGTTGTAAGTGCTGATGGATTTAAATCAGTTTTTGCAGAAGATAAAATTCCAAATAGTATTTTAATAAAAAATGTTTTATTGGAATCAAATTCCATGGATGAATATCTTTCTCAGTATGAAATTACAATTACTTTTGAAGATGATGGAAGCATTAAAAATTATTATCAATTATCATTATATGCAATTGAAAATTTTTCCGGAGAAATTTATAGAACAAATTTATTCTTTGAAAGCAACGATATTCTAATTGGCGAAAGTGATATTTTTGATGAAAATGAAAAAACATTTTATGGTTACGCAGCATATTTTGATGATGCAATAATTTCCGGAAAAGTATATAAATTAAAAATATCAACTTACGAAATTAGTTATTACTCAGAAGTTTATGTTGTGCTTTCTTCGCTAAGTGAAAATTTATATAGATATCTTGTTTCGGTAAAAGAACAAGATGAAGCGGATGATAATCCTTTTGCTGAGCCGGTTTCAATTCACAACAATGTTCAAAATGGATTGGGAATTTTTGGAGGGTATAGTACTTCGATATATCGAATAAAGTAA
- a CDS encoding family 43 glycosylhydrolase, whose protein sequence is MKTINNVLIVFLLFFSIISAQHKSQKTYCNPMDIGYRYNFEQIDEKISYRSAADPVIVTFKDSYYLFATISNGWWKSTDMSVWEFVTPSMWPMEDNCAPAVLVVKDTMLIYQSTFERRPILYTTQPETGKLKFYNRYMPWRRKEIGSWDPALFYDEDLNRYFMYWGSSNMYPIYGCELDHGRQLAYKDTIAHKFIYLHPEEHGWERFGLNHSDEIDPFIEGAWMTKHNGKYYLQYAAPGTEYNVYANGTYIGNDPLGPFTYAPYNPISYKPGGYVQGAGHGNTFQDLHGNYWNTGTPWIAVNWNFERRIAMFPAFFDKDDQFFSNTRFGDFPQYLPTQKIINKDELFTGWMLLSYKKPVTASSVRDTFSCAKITDENPRSYWVANTNKSGEWAIIDLQKISYVKAIQINLTDYKSNIYFNDSTVYTQFKFYTSKDNVNWECVVDLSNEKQDRPNGYFELENPIDARYIKFENIYVPTANLAINAIRIFGNSNDVKPETPKNLFVKRHEDERNATITWDKIDSAIGYNILWGIAKDKLYQTYQIFHDQGTKLELRALNKGVDYFFAIEAFNENGVSEKSIAISCE, encoded by the coding sequence ATGAAAACTATAAATAACGTTTTAATAGTTTTTCTTCTTTTCTTCTCAATAATTTCTGCACAGCATAAATCTCAAAAAACGTATTGCAACCCTATGGATATTGGTTACCGTTACAACTTTGAGCAAATTGATGAGAAAATTTCATATCGTTCTGCTGCCGATCCCGTAATTGTTACATTCAAAGATTCATATTATTTATTTGCAACAATTTCAAACGGCTGGTGGAAATCTACAGATATGAGCGTTTGGGAATTTGTTACACCAAGCATGTGGCCCATGGAAGATAATTGCGCTCCGGCTGTACTTGTTGTAAAAGACACAATGTTAATTTATCAATCGACTTTTGAAAGACGACCAATTTTGTACACAACCCAACCCGAAACCGGAAAGTTAAAATTTTATAATCGTTATATGCCTTGGCGTAGAAAGGAAATTGGCTCTTGGGATCCGGCACTTTTTTATGATGAAGATTTGAATCGTTATTTTATGTATTGGGGTTCATCAAATATGTATCCAATTTATGGCTGCGAGTTAGATCATGGCCGACAATTAGCTTACAAAGATACGATTGCACATAAATTTATTTATCTACACCCGGAAGAACATGGCTGGGAAAGATTTGGTTTAAATCACAGCGATGAAATTGATCCGTTTATTGAAGGCGCTTGGATGACAAAGCATAACGGTAAATATTATTTGCAATATGCAGCTCCGGGTACCGAGTACAATGTTTATGCAAACGGAACTTATATCGGGAATGATCCGCTTGGACCTTTTACTTATGCACCGTACAATCCAATTTCATACAAGCCCGGCGGGTATGTTCAAGGTGCGGGTCATGGAAATACTTTTCAAGATTTGCATGGAAATTATTGGAATACCGGTACTCCGTGGATTGCGGTTAATTGGAATTTTGAAAGACGAATTGCAATGTTCCCGGCATTTTTTGATAAAGATGATCAGTTTTTTTCAAATACACGATTTGGAGATTTTCCACAATATTTACCCACCCAAAAAATCATAAATAAAGATGAACTTTTTACCGGATGGATGTTGTTGAGTTATAAAAAACCGGTTACCGCTTCGTCTGTTCGTGATACTTTTTCTTGTGCAAAAATTACGGATGAAAATCCGAGAAGTTATTGGGTTGCAAATACAAATAAATCCGGCGAGTGGGCAATTATTGATTTGCAAAAAATCAGTTATGTTAAAGCTATTCAAATAAATTTGACTGATTACAAATCAAATATTTACTTTAATGATTCAACGGTTTACACTCAATTTAAATTTTATACATCAAAAGATAATGTTAATTGGGAATGTGTTGTTGATTTATCGAACGAAAAGCAAGATAGACCAAATGGATATTTCGAATTAGAAAATCCTATTGACGCTCGTTATATAAAATTTGAAAATATTTATGTGCCAACTGCAAATTTGGCAATAAATGCAATTCGTATTTTTGGAAATAGTAATGACGTAAAGCCGGAAACTCCAAAAAATCTTTTTGTAAAAAGACATGAAGATGAGCGCAATGCTACAATTACTTGGGATAAAATTGATAGTGCAATTGGATACAATATTTTATGGGGAATTGCAAAGGATAAACTTTATCAGACTTACCAAATTTTTCATGATCAAGGAACAAAATTAGAATTGCGTGCTTTGAATAAAGGTGTTGATTACTTTTTTGCAATAGAAGCATTTAACGAAAATGGAGTATCAGAGAAGAGTATAGCTATATCTTGTGAATAA
- a CDS encoding TonB-dependent receptor, with product MFLAIIFILNSFVFAQNITISGFVEDSKSGERLIGANVYEKNLQIGAATNNYGFFSLVLPQNQNYNIIVSYIGYENSQLNLSTKKDTLLQIELLPKSIETEEILVESEAIDEITKNTQMSNFNIPIKQIVSIPALLGETDVLKALQLLPGVQSGNEGSSGLYVRGGSPEQNLILLDGTTVYNASHLFGFFSVFNSDAVKNVNLLKGGFPARFGGRLSSILEINMKEGNNKEFEGSATIGLISSKVTYEGPIYKDKTSFIFSARRTYIDVLAQPFMDDNEYGGYYFYDLNAKLNHIFSLNDRLFFSLYLGDDEFYAVSKSDFDYSNSSNDFSLGWGNITSVIRWNHIFSNNLFSNVTANFSRFRFYTDVESSSEYNNEKEIYRAEYLSGITDFGFAIDFDWIPNQSNNIKFGANLFHHKFNPGVFQYSISQNIDTSISASSLHNAIELRGYFEDDLEINSNLKINAGIHTSLFAVNNKNYFSFEPRISLRYLIEDWSIKTSYTFMNQYVHLLANSGIGLPTDLWVPTTDIVKPEKAHQAALGISRNIFDNEFEFTVETYYKKMNNLLEYKEGAEFFGLNSDWQSKITFGEGTTYGIELFLQKKKGNTTGWIGYTLAWSKREFDELNNGKEYPYKYDRRHDISLVLNHKISESFDASLTWVYGTGNAISLPLVQYYGNSSLFDQYYNYNYQQLEYFGEKNSYRMPAYHRLDLACRFMWGEENSSVFTIAVYNAYSQKNPFFYYFENDYMNNKKVLKQITLFPIIPSISYSFKF from the coding sequence ATATTTTTGGCAATTATATTTATACTAAATTCCTTTGTGTTTGCTCAAAACATTACAATCAGCGGTTTTGTTGAAGATTCAAAATCCGGCGAAAGATTAATTGGCGCAAATGTTTATGAGAAAAATTTACAAATTGGAGCCGCAACAAATAATTATGGATTCTTCAGTTTGGTTCTGCCGCAAAATCAAAACTACAATATTATTGTTTCATACATTGGTTATGAAAATTCTCAGCTAAATTTATCCACAAAAAAAGACACACTTTTACAAATTGAGCTTTTGCCAAAATCTATTGAGACAGAAGAAATATTAGTTGAGTCTGAAGCGATTGATGAAATTACAAAAAATACTCAAATGAGTAATTTTAATATTCCGATTAAACAAATAGTTTCAATTCCCGCATTGCTCGGCGAAACAGATGTTCTAAAAGCATTACAGTTATTGCCCGGCGTACAATCCGGTAACGAAGGAAGCAGTGGATTGTATGTGAGAGGCGGAAGTCCCGAGCAAAATTTAATTTTATTAGATGGAACCACAGTTTACAACGCAAGTCATTTATTCGGATTTTTTTCTGTATTTAATTCCGATGCGGTAAAAAATGTAAATTTATTAAAGGGAGGATTTCCGGCAAGATTTGGCGGGCGACTTTCATCAATTTTAGAAATTAATATGAAAGAAGGTAACAATAAAGAATTTGAAGGAAGCGCTACAATCGGATTGATTTCATCAAAAGTAACTTACGAAGGACCGATTTACAAAGATAAAACTTCTTTTATTTTTTCTGCACGCAGAACTTATATAGACGTTTTAGCCCAGCCGTTTATGGATGATAACGAATACGGCGGATATTATTTTTATGATTTGAATGCAAAATTAAACCATATATTTTCTTTAAATGATAGACTCTTTTTTAGTCTCTATTTAGGTGATGATGAATTTTATGCAGTTTCCAAAAGTGATTTTGATTACTCAAATTCATCAAACGATTTTAGTTTGGGTTGGGGAAATATTACATCCGTAATTAGGTGGAATCATATTTTCTCAAATAATTTATTCAGCAATGTTACGGCAAATTTCAGCAGATTTAGATTTTATACGGATGTTGAAAGTTCTTCAGAATATAATAATGAAAAAGAAATTTATCGTGCTGAATATTTATCGGGAATTACAGATTTTGGTTTTGCAATTGATTTTGATTGGATTCCAAACCAGAGTAACAATATAAAATTTGGTGCAAATTTATTTCATCATAAATTTAATCCGGGAGTTTTTCAATACAGTATTTCGCAAAATATTGATACTTCAATTTCTGCTTCATCACTTCACAACGCAATAGAATTAAGGGGATATTTTGAAGACGATTTGGAAATTAATTCCAATCTTAAAATTAATGCGGGAATTCACACTTCACTATTCGCAGTAAATAATAAAAATTATTTTTCTTTCGAGCCGAGAATTTCGCTCAGATATTTAATTGAAGATTGGTCGATTAAAACTTCTTACACATTTATGAATCAGTACGTTCATCTTCTAGCAAATAGCGGAATTGGTTTGCCGACTGATTTGTGGGTTCCGACAACTGATATTGTTAAACCGGAAAAAGCGCATCAAGCAGCATTAGGAATTTCCAGAAATATTTTTGATAATGAATTTGAATTTACCGTTGAAACATATTATAAGAAAATGAACAATTTACTTGAGTACAAAGAAGGCGCAGAATTTTTTGGACTAAATTCAGATTGGCAAAGCAAAATTACTTTTGGTGAAGGTACAACTTACGGCATTGAATTATTTCTTCAAAAGAAAAAGGGAAATACAACCGGCTGGATTGGTTACACGCTGGCTTGGTCAAAAAGAGAATTTGATGAATTAAATAACGGAAAAGAGTATCCTTATAAATACGATAGGCGACATGATATTTCTTTGGTTCTTAATCATAAAATATCCGAAAGTTTTGATGCCTCTTTAACTTGGGTTTACGGAACCGGAAACGCAATCTCGCTTCCGCTTGTTCAGTATTACGGCAACTCAAGTTTGTTCGATCAATATTACAATTATAATTATCAGCAGTTAGAATATTTTGGAGAAAAAAATAGTTACAGAATGCCGGCTTATCATCGTTTGGATTTGGCTTGCAGATTTATGTGGGGAGAAGAAAACAGTAGTGTATTTACGATTGCGGTTTATAATGCATATTCACAAAAAAATCCATTCTTTTATTATTTTGAAAATGATTACATGAATAATAAAAAAGTTCTAAAACAAATTACGCTATTTCCAATTATTCCGTCTATCAGTTATAGTTTTAAATTTTAA
- a CDS encoding histidine phosphatase family protein — protein sequence MKLGLVRHFKVITNEKTFLSSQEFAEAMRKYDLAPVHKNGLRINSNDWQICYCSTLPRAITTAEEIFSGKIVKTDLIKEVPISPFTKMNIKLPSFIWHIGARIAWYKSHKSQIEDINQTKKRINEFYNLIKSSGYENIQIVSHGYFLKMFSDEMMKNGFKGNVKLNIKNAQLYLLED from the coding sequence ATGAAACTTGGTCTTGTACGACATTTCAAAGTAATTACAAATGAGAAAACTTTTCTTTCTTCTCAAGAATTTGCTGAAGCAATGAGAAAATATGATTTGGCTCCGGTACATAAAAATGGACTGAGAATAAATTCAAATGATTGGCAAATTTGTTATTGCAGTACATTGCCAAGAGCAATTACAACAGCCGAGGAAATTTTTTCCGGAAAAATTGTAAAAACTGATTTAATAAAAGAAGTTCCTATTTCTCCATTTACAAAAATGAATATTAAATTACCAAGTTTTATTTGGCATATTGGAGCAAGAATTGCTTGGTACAAATCTCACAAATCCCAAATTGAAGATATCAATCAAACAAAAAAAAGAATTAACGAATTTTATAATTTGATAAAAAGTTCCGGTTACGAAAATATTCAAATCGTTTCGCATGGATATTTTCTGAAAATGTTTTCTGATGAAATGATGAAAAATGGTTTTAAGGGAAATGTGAAATTGAATATCAAAAATGCGCAACTATATTTGTTGGAAGATTAA
- a CDS encoding GxxExxY protein: MNELIYKDESYAIIGKCFEVHNNLGPGFLEIVYKDALEYEFRKSNIPFEREKEYLIHYKNIILPHKFFADFVLFDKIILEIKSTNGIAEEYIAQAINYLKVSNNKLALIVNFGELKLNYKRIVL; encoded by the coding sequence ATGAACGAATTAATATACAAAGATGAAAGTTATGCAATAATCGGAAAGTGTTTTGAAGTTCATAATAATTTGGGTCCTGGATTTTTGGAAATTGTATATAAGGATGCATTAGAATATGAATTTCGAAAATCAAATATTCCATTCGAAAGGGAAAAGGAATATTTAATTCATTACAAAAACATAATTCTTCCGCATAAGTTTTTTGCAGATTTTGTGTTATTTGATAAAATAATTCTTGAGATTAAATCAACTAATGGAATTGCCGAAGAATATATTGCACAAGCAATTAATTATTTAAAAGTATCAAATAATAAATTGGCTTTAATTGTAAACTTTGGTGAACTTAAATTGAATTATAAAAGAATTGTTTTATAA
- the alaS gene encoding alanine--tRNA ligase yields the protein MTSQQIRNQFLEFFKSKQHTIVPSAPVVPYDDPTLLFTNAGMNQFKDVFLGKGNRDYKRAADTQKCIRVSGKHNDLEEVGHDTYHHTFFEMLGNWSFGDYYKEEAITWAWELLTEVWKLPKERLWTTVFETDDEALNLWKTKTDINPNHVLKFGAKDNFWEMGETGPCGPCSEIHINLTDDYENPKYVNAGVPECLEIWNLVFIQNNRDENGTLHDLPAKHVDTGMGFERVCAVLQNKNSNYDTDVFQPLIQEISKISKIPYDTQEHQIPMRVIADHIRTLTFAIGDGAVPGNDGRSYVLRRILRRAARYGRKLNLNEPFMYKLVDVLVKTMSNVFPEIKSNQANIEKIIKAEEESFNATLDRGISLFEEISQNVISKNEKIIPGEDVFKLYDTFGFPIDLTNVMAQEKGLRIDEDKFNVLMNEQKVRARKSTKDKLGNVNIVEKLSDFENLKPSDFIGYETLETKSNIIEISDDFLILDKTPFYAESGGQVSDTGILEFQNQEIKILNTIKSNNIFAHEFEGSLDKNSVQEVFAKVDKNRRWEIMRNHSATHFLHAALRQILGTHVKQAGSYVGPDRLRFDFAHFQKVTQQELQEIESLVNFKLHENIELQHHRNIPFDEAKKMGALMFFGDKYGDKVNVVQFSDFSLEFCGGTHVKNSSQIGLFKIISESSIASGVRRIEAVTGLGVEKYIQNQILELRNADEKIAQLNEEKKKIEKELADIKLKEKLGGIDSIVNNPFEKNGINIFKGKVDVNNMDELKSMGDELRAKIRNGVGVLISEIEGKVGIVCVVTDDLISTKKLSAGKIVGEIAKIVGGGGGGRPHLATAGGKDISKIDEALSKVEEFI from the coding sequence ATGACATCGCAACAAATTAGAAATCAATTTTTAGAATTTTTCAAATCCAAACAACATACAATCGTACCAAGTGCGCCGGTTGTTCCTTATGATGATCCGACTTTACTTTTTACAAACGCGGGAATGAATCAGTTTAAAGATGTTTTTTTGGGAAAGGGAAATCGCGATTATAAACGCGCAGCTGATACACAAAAATGTATTCGAGTTAGCGGAAAGCATAATGATTTGGAAGAAGTCGGACACGATACTTATCATCACACATTTTTTGAAATGTTGGGAAATTGGAGTTTTGGCGATTATTATAAAGAAGAAGCTATTACTTGGGCTTGGGAATTATTAACAGAAGTTTGGAAACTTCCAAAAGAAAGGTTGTGGACAACTGTTTTTGAAACAGATGATGAAGCTTTAAATTTGTGGAAAACAAAGACAGATATTAACCCGAATCATGTTTTGAAGTTTGGTGCAAAAGATAATTTTTGGGAAATGGGAGAAACCGGTCCGTGCGGTCCGTGTTCTGAAATTCATATAAATCTAACAGATGATTATGAAAACCCAAAATATGTAAATGCCGGAGTTCCGGAATGTTTGGAGATTTGGAATTTAGTTTTTATACAAAATAATCGCGATGAAAACGGCACGTTGCATGATCTTCCTGCAAAACATGTTGATACCGGAATGGGCTTTGAGCGAGTTTGTGCAGTTTTGCAAAATAAAAATTCCAATTATGATACGGATGTTTTTCAACCGTTAATTCAAGAAATTTCAAAAATTTCTAAAATTCCTTATGATACTCAAGAACATCAAATTCCAATGCGTGTAATTGCTGATCATATTCGTACACTTACTTTCGCTATTGGCGATGGCGCAGTTCCCGGTAATGATGGAAGAAGTTACGTACTACGCAGAATTTTGCGTAGAGCTGCTCGTTACGGAAGAAAATTAAATTTAAATGAACCATTCATGTATAAGTTGGTTGATGTTTTGGTAAAAACAATGAGCAATGTTTTCCCGGAAATAAAATCAAATCAAGCAAATATTGAAAAAATTATAAAAGCCGAAGAAGAAAGTTTTAATGCAACTTTAGATAGAGGAATTTCTTTGTTCGAAGAAATTTCCCAAAATGTAATTTCGAAAAATGAAAAAATAATTCCCGGTGAAGATGTTTTTAAACTTTATGATACTTTTGGTTTTCCAATTGATTTAACAAATGTTATGGCTCAAGAAAAAGGTTTGAGAATTGATGAAGATAAATTTAATGTTTTGATGAATGAACAAAAAGTCCGCGCAAGAAAATCGACAAAAGATAAATTGGGAAATGTAAATATCGTTGAAAAATTATCAGATTTCGAAAATCTTAAACCATCTGATTTTATTGGCTACGAAACACTTGAAACAAAATCCAACATAATAGAAATTTCCGATGATTTTTTAATTTTAGACAAAACTCCATTTTACGCAGAATCCGGGGGACAAGTTAGTGATACGGGAATTTTGGAATTTCAAAATCAAGAAATTAAAATTCTTAACACTATAAAATCCAATAATATTTTTGCTCATGAATTTGAAGGAAGTTTAGATAAAAATTCAGTTCAAGAAGTTTTCGCAAAAGTTGATAAAAATCGCAGATGGGAAATTATGCGAAACCACAGTGCTACACATTTCCTTCACGCAGCATTAAGACAAATTCTCGGAACTCATGTAAAGCAAGCTGGATCGTATGTTGGTCCAGATAGATTACGTTTTGATTTTGCACATTTTCAAAAAGTTACTCAACAAGAATTGCAAGAAATTGAATCTTTGGTAAATTTTAAATTACATGAAAATATTGAACTTCAACATCACAGAAATATTCCGTTTGATGAAGCTAAGAAAATGGGAGCTTTAATGTTCTTCGGCGATAAATATGGAGATAAAGTGAATGTTGTTCAATTCAGCGATTTTTCTTTGGAATTTTGCGGAGGAACTCATGTAAAAAATAGTTCACAAATTGGTTTGTTTAAAATTATAAGCGAATCATCAATTGCAAGCGGAGTAAGGAGAATTGAAGCCGTTACCGGTTTGGGTGTTGAAAAATATATTCAAAATCAAATTTTAGAATTAAGAAATGCCGATGAAAAAATTGCACAACTAAATGAAGAAAAGAAAAAAATAGAAAAAGAATTGGCTGATATAAAACTTAAAGAAAAACTCGGCGGAATTGATTCTATTGTGAATAATCCTTTTGAGAAAAACGGAATTAATATTTTTAAAGGAAAAGTTGATGTAAACAATATGGATGAATTAAAATCCATGGGAGATGAACTTCGTGCAAAAATTAGAAATGGAGTTGGAGTTTTAATTTCGGAAATTGAAGGAAAGGTTGGAATTGTCTGTGTTGTTACAGATGATTTGATTAGTACAAAAAAATTATCTGCCGGAAAAATTGTTGGAGAAATTGCAAAGATTGTCGGAGGCGGCGGAGGTGGAAGACCGCATCTTGCTACTGCCGGCGGAAAAGATATTTCCAAAATTGATGAAGCATTAAGTAAAGTTGAAGAGTTTATTTAA
- a CDS encoding DUF2200 domain-containing protein — MNNINNHDERIAKMSFASVYPHYVTKIEKKGRTKEELHKVIEWLTGYDKKKLQSIIKEKVSFEKFFQNAKLNSNAHLITGIICGYRVEEIENPLTQKARYLDKLVDELAKGKKMEKILRNS, encoded by the coding sequence ATGAACAACATAAACAATCATGATGAGCGAATTGCAAAAATGTCATTCGCTTCGGTTTATCCGCATTATGTAACAAAAATAGAGAAAAAAGGCAGAACTAAAGAAGAACTGCACAAAGTAATTGAATGGCTTACCGGTTATGATAAAAAGAAACTACAATCTATTATAAAAGAAAAAGTTTCATTCGAAAAATTTTTTCAAAATGCCAAATTAAATTCCAATGCTCATCTTATTACCGGAATAATTTGCGGTTATCGAGTGGAAGAAATTGAGAATCCTTTGACTCAAAAAGCAAGATATTTGGATAAACTTGTGGATGAATTAGCAAAAGGAAAAAAGATGGAAAAGATTTTGCGAAATTCCTAA